The following nucleotide sequence is from Pandoraea thiooxydans.
GCACCTTGTCGAGCCACAAAACCGTCGTGAAGCGCGTCGCTGTCAAGCGGGTCGTCTATCGCGGCGGGCGACGCCATGTCGTCACCAGCTACCGCAAGGTCAATTTCCGCCCGCAACATCTCTCGCCGGGCCGCGCTTATGGCCTGCACGACGGACTTCCGCAAGCCCTTGCCTTGCGCTCGCAGGAAGCACTGGTGGTCGACGAGAACACCTCGGAAGTGCTGTATGACAAGCAGTCGTCGGTGGTGCGGCCCATCGCATCGATCTCCAAGCTGATGACGGCGATGGTGTCGCTCGACGCGCACATTCCGCTCACCCAGACGATGGAGGTCACGGCTGATGACCGTGATTACGAAAAGGGCACGGGCTCGCGCCTGTCGGTCGGGTCGCGCCTGAATCGCGCCGATATGCTGCACATTGCCTTGATGGCTTCTGAAAACCGTGCGGCGGCCGCCCTGAGTCGTTACTATCCTGGAGGGCGCCCGGCTTTTATCGCGGCGATGAACCGCAAGGCGCGTGAACTGGGGATGAACGATACCCATTTCAACGACCCGACCGGTCTGTCGAGCCAGAATGTGTCGAGTGCTCGCGATCTGGTCAAGATGATCAAGGCCGCATATCAGTATCCGCTGATTCGCCAGTTCTCGACCGACAAGAGCTACGACGTCGACACCGGCAAGAGAAATCTTCACTACGTCAGCACCGATCATCTGGTCGGACATCCGGGCTGGCAGATCGGCCTGCAGAAAACAGGCTTCATCAATGAGGCCGGGCAGTGCCTGGTGATGCAGGCGGTCGTGCACGGTCGGCCGGTCATCATTGTCCTGCTCGACTCGATCGGCCGGTATTCGCGTTTTGCCGACGCGGCGCGGGTTCGCCAATGGCTGCTTGACGGCGGCGGTAGTGCCGCGTTGCGTACGGCCGGCGATCAGCCGGCCGCTCCGAGCACTCAGGTGGCCAATGTGCAGCGCGCGCTATAAGTCAGCGCGACGGATCAGATGTAATAAAAAACGCTCCGCAGGGAGCGTTTTTTATTTTCCGTGAGATAAAAGTTTTGCGCGGGCGGCAGGGGGATTCCAAGCCGGCAGTTACTCGCTGGCCTGGGCGGCTGCCGCCGTTCGCAAGGCGCCGCCCGCGAAATCGGCTGTTGTCTGCGCGCCATCGGCGGCGGGACGCTTGAAGCCCAGCGCCTGCGAGATCTGTACGGCGGTTTCGTTGAGACTGGCCAGCCACGCGTCCTGCATGCGATCGGCCGGTGCCGACAGCGACAGGCCGGCGACGAGCTTGCCGCCATCGTCGTAAATCCCGGCAGCGATACAGCGCACGCCCAATTCGAGCTCTTCATTGTCGCGCGCATAGCCATGGCTGCGTACCGAATTGAGTTCGCGCTCGAGCTTGCCCAGATCGGTGATGCTGTTGCTGGTGTGACCCGACAGCCCGGTGCGCGTGGCATAGGCGCGCACCCTCGCGGTTTCGTCGGCTGCCAGAAACAGCTTGCCCACGGAGGTCAAGTGCAGCGGCGCGTGACCGCCAATGGCCCGCACCACCTGCATGCCCGAGCGCTCGCTGTAAGCGCGCTCGACGTAGACGATTTCATCGCCCTGCCGTACCGAGAGGTTGACCGTTTGGCCGGTCAACCGGTGCAGGCCGCGCATCGGCTGCAGTGCGGCGTCGCGCACCGACAGCCGCTCCTTGACCAAATTGCCCAGCTCCAGCAGACGCATGCCAAGCCGGTAAGTGCCGGGGTCGGAGCGATCGACGAAGCGGCAAGTCACCATATCGTTGAGGATCCGATGCGCGGTCGACGGGTGCAGCTCGGTCGCCAGGGCCAGTTCTTTGAGACTGACGGGATCCGCATGCGAGGCAAGCGCATCGAGCAGCCGCATCATGCGTTCGATAACTTGAATGGACGTACGGGATTCTTGACTGGCGTCTTTCATGGGGGAGCCGGGAAGGACAAGAAAATGATGCGTGATATTCTATATCATATTGTGAAAAATCCCCAAGCAAGGAATCGTCCGACGTGGCCCCGGGCGCCCTCGGCCGAGCGGGCGGCAGCCGCAATGCGTGTTTGTGCGGGGGATCGGGGCCTATAATGACGCATTGTTTTCCTCACGGGACGTTGCGATGCGAGTTGGCTTGTTCGTTACCTGCCTGATCGACCTGATGCGACCGGAAATCGGTATGTCGGTGCTGGATTTACTGGAATCGGCCGGCTGCGAGGTGGTCGTGCCCGAGACCCAAACGTGCTGTGGCCAACCCGGTTACAACTCGGGGGAGCGCAGCATCGCGCGCGATCTGGCGCAGAAATTCCTCGACGAGTTTGAAGAGTTCGACTACGTGGTCGTGCCTTCCGGCTCTTGCGGGGGCATGGTCAAGGCGCATTACGGGGATCTGCTGCGCGACGACCCTGAATTGATGGGGCGGTTCGAGCGGCTGCAGCCGCGCGTCTATGAACTGACCGATTTCCTGGTCAATGTGCTCAAACTCGACAAGGTGCCCGGCACTTTCAGCGGCGAAGTCACGTACCACGATTCCTGTTCCGGCTTGCGCGAATTGGGGGTGCAGGCACAACCGCGCGCCTTGCTCGGCCTGCTGCCGGGCGTGACCCTGACGGAGATGAAGGATTGCCAGGCGTGCTGCGGTTTTGGCGGCACCTTCGCGCTCAAGTATGGCGACATCTCGACGGCAATCGTCGACGAGAAGTGCGCGAACATCAAAGCCAGCGGTGCCCCGACTGTCGTGCTCGGCGATCTCGGTTGCATCCTGAACATCGAGGGCCGGCTGCGCCGCACGGGCGACCGCACCACTCGCGTGCTGCACATTGCCGAGGTGCTCGCCGGCCGGTCGGACAAATGATGCAGCGCTATTGCGCGGCGCGACACGCGTTGCCGCACGAAATCAGAACAGCCCCATAGTCTTTTTGGTGAGACGCGATGCAAGTACAGTCGATGCAATTCAAGGCCCGCGCCGGCCAGAAGCTGGCCGATCAGCGCCTGCAGAACAACCTCAAAAAGCTGTCGACCAAATTCGTTTCGGCGCGTGCCGAGGCGGTCCGGCACATCGATTTCGAGGCCACGCGCGCCGCACTCAAGGAGCGGCGCAATCGCGGCCTGGACAATCTCGACGTCTGGCTCGAAATATTCGAGCGCGAGGCGACGCGCCGCGGGGCCACGGTGCTGTTCGCCGAAACCACGCAGGAGGCCGCCCGCCTGGTCGCTGAGATCGCCCGGAAGCACGAGGTCAAGAAGGTCATCAAAACCAAGTCGATGGTGACCGAGGAAATGAATCTGAATCGCGTGCTTGCCGACATGGGCGTGCAGTCGATCGAGACCGATCTGGGCGAATACATCC
It contains:
- the pbpG gene encoding D-alanyl-D-alanine endopeptidase, giving the protein MFSSDLFPRLCRRALWGAAMVAAALTAGTAAYARPAACTSKHSRLSPAEKRACLHHTSVKQSTLKRHRVERTLSSHKTVVKRVAVKRVVYRGGRRHVVTSYRKVNFRPQHLSPGRAYGLHDGLPQALALRSQEALVVDENTSEVLYDKQSSVVRPIASISKLMTAMVSLDAHIPLTQTMEVTADDRDYEKGTGSRLSVGSRLNRADMLHIALMASENRAAAALSRYYPGGRPAFIAAMNRKARELGMNDTHFNDPTGLSSQNVSSARDLVKMIKAAYQYPLIRQFSTDKSYDVDTGKRNLHYVSTDHLVGHPGWQIGLQKTGFINEAGQCLVMQAVVHGRPVIIVLLDSIGRYSRFADAARVRQWLLDGGGSAALRTAGDQPAAPSTQVANVQRAL
- a CDS encoding IclR family transcriptional regulator: MKDASQESRTSIQVIERMMRLLDALASHADPVSLKELALATELHPSTAHRILNDMVTCRFVDRSDPGTYRLGMRLLELGNLVKERLSVRDAALQPMRGLHRLTGQTVNLSVRQGDEIVYVERAYSERSGMQVVRAIGGHAPLHLTSVGKLFLAADETARVRAYATRTGLSGHTSNSITDLGKLERELNSVRSHGYARDNEELELGVRCIAAGIYDDGGKLVAGLSLSAPADRMQDAWLASLNETAVQISQALGFKRPAADGAQTTADFAGGALRTAAAAQASE
- a CDS encoding (Fe-S)-binding protein, with product MRVGLFVTCLIDLMRPEIGMSVLDLLESAGCEVVVPETQTCCGQPGYNSGERSIARDLAQKFLDEFEEFDYVVVPSGSCGGMVKAHYGDLLRDDPELMGRFERLQPRVYELTDFLVNVLKLDKVPGTFSGEVTYHDSCSGLRELGVQAQPRALLGLLPGVTLTEMKDCQACCGFGGTFALKYGDISTAIVDEKCANIKASGAPTVVLGDLGCILNIEGRLRRTGDRTTRVLHIAEVLAGRSDK